The Populus trichocarpa isolate Nisqually-1 chromosome 18, P.trichocarpa_v4.1, whole genome shotgun sequence genomic interval CAGGTTCAATTCATAAAATGATGGCCTGTAATATAATTTAGTACACAGAATTCTACTGCCTTATTAGCaagaacattaatattttaaggTGGATAATAATGGAACCTTTCCAGGATATTTCTTATGATACTTACCTGTAGCACAATGTGTTCAAATAATAAACTAATCAACCTGGAAAAAAAGCagtgtaatataaaattataaagtagaAGAAATTTGTGTTGCATTTTGTCCAGTTGCATGTATAGTTAAATATGGATGAGCGAACTAATCCAAAAAGGAAGAGAGAGTTAGAGACCTAGCAAGCagaaaaataaaccctaaagaAAAACGAAATGGGGGTTGAATTTTTAAGAGGAGGAGAGGGGAGGGTGAGTTGTAAGACTTTTTGTCGTAATAAGCATAACATCACCCACTATTCCTACCTATAAATCTTGGTTCATCCTTTCCCAATCTTCCCCAACAATCTTAGACAGCTTTCAAAGAGTTCTTGCTTAGAGAAAGAGAATAAGAAGAAAGCGTAACTAGAGAGATGGGTCGAGCTCCTTGTTGTGATAAAAACAATGTGAAGAAGGGACCATGGTCACCAGAAGAGGATGCTAAGCTTAAGGCTTATATTGACCAGTTTGGTACTGGAGGAAACTGGATTGCACTTCCTCAAAAAGTTGGTATATATctatctctatctctctctctctctatatatattttttttttctgaaaggAAATATGTTCTTTCAAGACTAGCtctctttgatttttgtttaggaGGTGGACTAGAATTATTTGTTTGACCTGTTGATGGAATTGATATGATTATAGGGCTTAAGAGATGCGGAAAAAGTTGCAGACTGAGATGGTTGAATTACTTGAGGCCTAATATCAAGCATGGTGGATTCtctgaagaagaagacaatatcATCTGCAGCCTCTACATTAGTATTGGCAGCAGgtaccctctctctctctctcagttttTTCCATAGAACTGAACATGCACTGCtttgtcctttttttctttgtcaatgaTGCTTGTGCTTAAGATAGTGAATTCCGTCTTGCAGATTCGTATCTTAGTTGTAGGgtttattcttttgtttggattcctcttcgttttttttttttatttcttgggaGTGACAAATGATATAATTCAAATTCCTTGTGCAATTAAAATAGGTGGTCCATAATTGCTGCACAATTACCGGGAAGAACAGATAACGATATCAAGAACTATTGGAACACAAGACTGAAGAAGAAGCTACTTGGAAGGCGCAAACAATCTAGCAACAATCGGCTATCATCCACGAATCCAGATGCCAATGGCGTAGAAGATAGCTCATCTTCACAGGCCTTAAGCAACTCAGCACTTGAAAGGCTCCAGCTGCATATGCAGCTTCAAAGCCTTCAAAACCCTATCTCTTTCTACAACAATCCTGCACTGTGGCCCAAGTTGCATCCTTTCCAAGAGAAGATTCTCCTTCAATCTTTGAGTGAAATCTCTAACCCTCTTATGCAATATGCCTTCCCTAGTACTCAACAAGGGGATGCGCAAAAGGTTGATATCTATGGGCAGCTAGTGGATCCCGACACACTTCAACAAGGTCATCCAAAATTCAGCAATTCAAACGTAGTCAGCTTGGAGA includes:
- the LOC7461597 gene encoding transcription factor MYB36; translation: MGRAPCCDKNNVKKGPWSPEEDAKLKAYIDQFGTGGNWIALPQKVGLKRCGKSCRLRWLNYLRPNIKHGGFSEEEDNIICSLYISIGSRWSIIAAQLPGRTDNDIKNYWNTRLKKKLLGRRKQSSNNRLSSTNPDANGVEDSSSSQALSNSALERLQLHMQLQSLQNPISFYNNPALWPKLHPFQEKILLQSLSEISNPLMQYAFPSTQQGDAQKVDIYGQLVDPDTLQQGHPKFSNSNVVSLENSMNVITSSDSPLPFTNGKNVMDLTIVPRAGMADQSDAAVQPVSNFQSELENFLNNKTSGFTAQGDQIGEFDCFKEMNGSRDNMNWWSNDFETKSASSNSWDSTSVLQSEGMFQDYELGYNM